One part of the Streptomyces sp. NBC_00286 genome encodes these proteins:
- a CDS encoding ABC-F family ATP-binding cassette domain-containing protein — translation MAVNLVNVENVSKVYGTRALLDGVSLGVSEGDRIGVVGRNGDGKTTLIRMLAKLEEADTGRVTHSGGLNVGVLTQHDSLDPAATVRHEVIRDMADHEWAGNAKIRDVLTGLFGGLDLPGFPQGLDTVIGPLSGGERRRIALAKLLIAEQDLIILDEPTNHLDVEGIAWLAKHLRERRSALVCVTHDRWFLDQVCTRMWDVQKGDVYEYEGGYSDYVFARAERERIAATEEVKRQNLVRKELAWLRRGAPARTSKPRFRVEAANELIADVPPPRDSSELMKFASTRLGKTVFDLENVTVQAGPKVLLKHVTWQLGPGDRIGLVGVNGAGKTSLLRAMADAAYSEGERQPAGGRIVVGKTVKLAYLSQEVSELDPALRVLQAVQQVRDRVDLGKGREMTAGQLCETFGFNKEKQWTPVGDLSGGERRRLQLLRLLMDEPNVLFLDEPTNDLDIETLTQLEDVLDGWPGSMVVISHDRFFIERTTDRVFALLGDATLRMLPRGIDEYLERRHKMEEAVAARTPVAPPAEKPGISAADARAAKKELQKIERQLDKLSENEKKLHDQIAANATDFEKVAELDADLRELATEREQLETRWLELADDA, via the coding sequence ATGGCCGTCAACCTCGTCAATGTCGAGAACGTCAGCAAGGTGTACGGGACCCGTGCCCTGCTTGACGGTGTCTCGCTCGGAGTGTCCGAGGGAGACAGGATCGGCGTCGTCGGGCGCAACGGTGACGGCAAGACCACGCTGATCCGGATGCTCGCCAAGCTGGAGGAGGCCGACACCGGGCGTGTCACCCACTCTGGCGGGCTGAACGTCGGGGTGCTCACCCAGCACGACTCCCTCGACCCCGCCGCCACCGTCCGGCACGAGGTCATCCGTGACATGGCCGACCATGAGTGGGCCGGTAACGCCAAGATCAGGGACGTACTGACGGGACTGTTCGGCGGGCTCGATCTGCCCGGGTTCCCGCAGGGGCTCGACACCGTCATCGGGCCGCTGTCCGGTGGAGAGCGGCGGCGGATCGCGCTCGCCAAGCTGCTGATCGCCGAGCAGGACCTGATCATCCTTGATGAGCCGACGAACCACCTGGACGTGGAGGGGATCGCCTGGCTGGCGAAGCATCTGCGGGAGCGGCGGTCGGCGCTCGTCTGCGTGACGCACGACCGGTGGTTCCTCGACCAGGTCTGTACGCGCATGTGGGACGTGCAGAAGGGCGATGTGTACGAGTACGAGGGCGGCTACTCGGACTACGTCTTCGCGCGCGCCGAGCGGGAGCGCATCGCGGCCACCGAGGAGGTCAAGCGGCAGAACCTGGTCAGGAAGGAGCTGGCCTGGCTGCGTCGCGGGGCACCGGCCCGTACGTCCAAGCCGCGCTTCCGTGTCGAGGCCGCGAACGAGTTGATCGCGGACGTTCCGCCGCCGCGTGACAGCAGCGAGCTGATGAAGTTCGCCTCCACCCGGCTCGGCAAGACCGTCTTCGATCTCGAGAACGTGACCGTGCAGGCGGGGCCGAAGGTGCTGCTGAAGCATGTGACGTGGCAGCTCGGGCCCGGTGACCGTATCGGCCTCGTCGGGGTGAACGGGGCGGGCAAGACCTCCCTGCTGCGGGCGATGGCCGACGCCGCGTACAGCGAGGGCGAGCGGCAGCCCGCGGGTGGACGGATCGTGGTCGGCAAGACCGTGAAGCTCGCCTACCTCTCGCAGGAGGTGTCCGAACTCGACCCGGCCCTCAGGGTGTTGCAGGCCGTACAGCAGGTCCGCGACCGCGTCGACCTCGGCAAGGGGCGCGAGATGACGGCCGGTCAGCTCTGCGAGACCTTCGGCTTCAACAAGGAGAAGCAGTGGACGCCGGTCGGTGATCTGAGCGGTGGTGAGCGGCGGCGGCTCCAGCTTCTGCGGCTGCTCATGGACGAGCCGAACGTCCTCTTCCTCGACGAGCCCACCAACGACCTCGACATCGAGACCCTCACCCAGCTCGAGGACGTCCTCGACGGCTGGCCCGGCTCGATGGTCGTGATCTCCCACGACCGGTTCTTCATCGAGCGGACCACGGACCGGGTGTTCGCGCTGCTCGGCGACGCGACGTTGCGGATGCTGCCGCGCGGGATCGACGAGTACCTGGAGCGGCGGCACAAGATGGAGGAGGCCGTGGCCGCCCGGACCCCCGTGGCGCCCCCTGCCGAAAAGCCCGGAATCTCCGCCGCGGACGCCCGCGCCGCGAAGAAGGAACTCCAGAAGATCGAGCGGCAATTGGACAAGCTCTCCGAGAACGAGAAGAAGCTGCACGACCAAATCGCCGCGAACGCCACAGACTTCGAGAAGGTGGCCGAACTGGACGCCGACCTGCGCGAACTGGCCACCGAGCGCGAGCAGTTGGAGACCCGCTGGCTGGAGCTCGCAGACGACGCGTGA
- a CDS encoding outer membrane protein assembly factor BamB family protein, producing MSQPPNQPPQGGFGAPQDPAGGQHPGQGASPPPAQPPQAPPPPQGAPQTPPQGGAPGTPPAPQPGYGYPQQPGPYNQPGPYGQQPGPYAQPGPYAQQSGPYGQPQQPGPYGQPGYGYPQQPQFPGPPGTPPGGGSRSPFKGKPAIIIGAALAAVLVIGGTVLAVSGGDGDKKPEAKKSGDAKPSAGEAPINPGDGDGGGGEDTEDLNAGRQAGESKVLWYKEGPDAPGSGADAPGMWITEKTAVKAAYKQVFAYNVSDGKPAWPEITLPQEICSVTPEKTADDKIVIAYKEGTKDTADCNQLMEIDLNTGKKGWTEEIPAGELFDSMLQLGLTVTGDTLVVGRGQSGVGYDVATGDKLWDKKRYGAACFPAAFAGGSKLVAVSSCAAGSDNEHDEVQELDPATGKAKWTWKVPKGWQAARTYSTDPVVMYLTNEDKKQWNISTLNNGNVTAQVDIDESFAPECGWAILSRDLQGCQGVAADKDTLYLPTDAKTGANEIVAINLATGKEKWRTKSPVEERMLPMKMDGTNLLAYIEPSYDSGGRVVSIPTGGSSHTPKKLLQNPQGTADIESGFYSKDVDYVDGRFYISTTRLSGRDETQEKLMLAYGK from the coding sequence ATGTCCCAGCCGCCCAACCAGCCGCCACAGGGCGGGTTCGGAGCTCCACAGGATCCTGCGGGTGGACAGCACCCGGGGCAGGGAGCGTCTCCGCCGCCCGCGCAGCCGCCGCAGGCGCCACCGCCTCCGCAGGGCGCGCCGCAGACGCCGCCGCAGGGCGGAGCTCCGGGGACGCCGCCCGCGCCGCAGCCTGGTTACGGCTACCCCCAGCAGCCCGGCCCGTACAACCAGCCGGGTCCGTACGGTCAGCAGCCGGGACCGTACGCCCAGCCGGGACCGTACGCCCAGCAGTCAGGACCGTACGGACAGCCTCAACAGCCCGGCCCCTACGGCCAGCCCGGCTACGGCTACCCGCAGCAGCCCCAGTTCCCCGGCCCGCCCGGCACCCCGCCGGGCGGCGGCTCGCGCAGCCCCTTCAAGGGCAAGCCCGCCATCATCATCGGAGCCGCGCTGGCCGCCGTTCTCGTCATCGGCGGCACGGTGTTGGCGGTGTCCGGCGGCGACGGCGACAAGAAGCCCGAAGCCAAGAAGAGCGGCGACGCCAAGCCCTCCGCGGGCGAGGCCCCGATCAACCCCGGCGACGGTGACGGCGGAGGCGGCGAGGACACCGAGGACCTCAACGCGGGCCGTCAGGCGGGCGAATCGAAGGTGCTCTGGTACAAGGAGGGCCCTGACGCGCCGGGTTCCGGTGCCGACGCCCCCGGCATGTGGATCACCGAGAAGACCGCGGTGAAAGCCGCGTACAAGCAGGTCTTCGCGTACAACGTCAGTGATGGCAAGCCGGCTTGGCCCGAGATCACGCTGCCGCAGGAGATCTGCTCGGTCACTCCGGAGAAGACCGCCGACGACAAGATCGTCATCGCGTACAAGGAGGGCACCAAGGACACCGCCGACTGCAACCAGCTGATGGAGATCGACCTCAACACCGGCAAGAAGGGCTGGACCGAGGAGATCCCGGCGGGTGAACTCTTCGACAGCATGCTGCAGCTCGGACTGACCGTCACCGGCGACACGTTGGTGGTCGGCCGCGGGCAGTCGGGCGTCGGTTACGACGTCGCGACCGGCGACAAGCTGTGGGACAAGAAGAGGTACGGCGCGGCCTGCTTCCCGGCCGCGTTCGCGGGCGGCAGCAAGCTGGTCGCCGTCTCGTCCTGCGCGGCCGGCAGCGACAACGAGCACGACGAGGTGCAGGAACTCGACCCGGCCACCGGAAAGGCCAAGTGGACCTGGAAGGTCCCCAAGGGCTGGCAGGCCGCGCGGACTTACTCCACCGACCCCGTCGTCATGTACCTCACCAACGAGGACAAGAAGCAGTGGAACATCTCCACGCTGAACAACGGCAACGTGACCGCGCAGGTCGACATCGACGAGTCCTTCGCACCGGAGTGCGGCTGGGCGATCCTCTCGCGTGATCTGCAGGGCTGCCAGGGCGTCGCGGCCGACAAGGACACCCTGTACCTGCCGACCGACGCGAAGACCGGCGCCAACGAGATCGTCGCGATCAACCTGGCCACCGGCAAGGAGAAGTGGCGCACCAAGTCCCCGGTGGAAGAGCGCATGCTGCCGATGAAGATGGACGGCACGAATCTCCTCGCGTACATCGAGCCGTCGTACGACTCGGGCGGCCGGGTCGTGTCCATCCCGACGGGCGGCAGCTCCCACACGCCGAAGAAGCTGCTGCAGAACCCGCAGGGCACCGCGGACATCGAGAGCGGCTTCTACTCGAAGGACGTGGACTACGTGGACGGGCGCTTCTACATCTCCACGACCCGGCTGTCGGGCCGTGACGAGACGCAGGAAAAGCTGATGCTGGCCTACGGAAAGTGA
- a CDS encoding outer membrane protein assembly factor BamB family protein has protein sequence MSQPPPPPPNQPPQEGGSGAPQDPQPGGFGAPQSPPPGGFGAPQGPPPNGFGAPQDPPPGGFGAPQSPPPGGFGAPTPPQGHPQQGTPPNPGYGYPQQPPQAPGTPPPTAPPQPYGYPQTQPPGQPGYGYPGQQPQYGYPQPSTMPLQPQAPGGGRKLNAQLMIIVAAVLAIGLIVGGGIWYTTTSGDDKPDASGSSGGTGGEDGKGDSGKEAPDGGGSEKVPSSTGAKVLFQVPQPEVPDDEVWSVGGSWLTDKVYAKAGLNEVIGYDPASGKETWTMPLKGLSCAASPEITEDGVTVVISEGSKRSKTNKYPGCTEVTAFNLNTGKPLWTKSVGEGSEKAKFEEASITGTTVAVGAGLDGGAGFDLTTGEILWQPKVEECEDLGYRGGEQLVAVRKCGEYGEEKIEVQLLNPKDGSVQWTYKLPAGIDNAKVISTKPVVFGVESDPDNPTGTGTSDIFSLDESGKLRTKITMEDEKYDHDCGVGKIHDCKGILVGNDKLYVPTRQHDGTKEYSRTNEVISFSLATGKTAGDRADAGDGYEIFPIRMDGGNIIAYKQGPYDKGSEVVSINGGSFEQTKLLVTPASEQVRNAISSMVPKSSEMLYTDGRLFMGQDLISKPTSSTGEKYTAIGFGAQ, from the coding sequence ATGAGTCAGCCGCCGCCCCCGCCGCCCAACCAGCCGCCGCAGGAAGGCGGTTCGGGCGCACCCCAGGACCCGCAACCGGGTGGTTTCGGGGCTCCGCAGAGCCCGCCGCCCGGTGGCTTCGGGGCTCCGCAGGGCCCGCCGCCGAACGGCTTCGGGGCTCCCCAGGATCCGCCTCCGGGTGGTTTCGGCGCCCCGCAGAGCCCGCCGCCTGGCGGTTTCGGTGCGCCGACGCCGCCGCAGGGCCATCCGCAGCAGGGCACTCCGCCGAATCCCGGCTACGGCTACCCGCAGCAGCCCCCGCAGGCCCCCGGAACTCCACCCCCGACGGCCCCGCCGCAGCCGTACGGCTACCCGCAGACGCAGCCCCCGGGCCAGCCCGGTTACGGCTACCCGGGACAGCAGCCGCAGTACGGCTACCCGCAGCCCTCGACGATGCCCCTCCAGCCGCAGGCGCCGGGCGGCGGGCGCAAGCTCAACGCCCAGCTGATGATCATCGTCGCGGCCGTCCTGGCCATCGGCCTCATTGTGGGCGGCGGAATCTGGTACACGACCACGAGCGGCGACGACAAGCCCGACGCCTCCGGTTCGTCCGGCGGTACCGGCGGCGAGGACGGCAAGGGCGACTCCGGCAAGGAGGCTCCCGACGGGGGCGGCTCGGAGAAGGTGCCGTCCAGCACCGGCGCCAAGGTCCTCTTCCAGGTGCCCCAGCCCGAGGTGCCCGACGACGAGGTCTGGAGCGTGGGGGGCTCCTGGCTGACGGACAAGGTGTACGCCAAGGCCGGCCTCAACGAGGTCATCGGCTACGACCCGGCCTCCGGCAAGGAGACCTGGACGATGCCGCTGAAGGGTCTCAGCTGCGCGGCCTCTCCCGAGATCACCGAGGACGGTGTGACCGTGGTGATCTCCGAGGGGTCCAAGCGCAGCAAGACCAACAAGTACCCGGGCTGCACCGAGGTCACGGCCTTCAACCTCAACACCGGCAAACCGCTCTGGACCAAGTCCGTGGGCGAGGGCAGCGAGAAGGCCAAGTTCGAGGAAGCCAGCATCACCGGCACCACGGTCGCGGTGGGGGCGGGACTCGACGGCGGCGCGGGCTTCGACCTCACCACCGGCGAGATCCTGTGGCAGCCGAAGGTCGAGGAGTGCGAGGACCTGGGCTATCGCGGTGGCGAGCAGCTGGTCGCCGTGCGCAAGTGCGGTGAGTACGGCGAGGAGAAGATCGAGGTCCAGCTGCTCAACCCCAAGGACGGCAGCGTCCAGTGGACGTACAAGCTGCCCGCGGGCATCGACAACGCCAAGGTGATCTCCACCAAGCCGGTCGTGTTCGGTGTGGAATCCGACCCCGACAACCCCACCGGGACCGGCACCTCGGACATCTTCTCGCTGGACGAGAGCGGCAAGCTCCGTACCAAGATCACGATGGAGGACGAGAAGTACGACCACGACTGCGGCGTCGGCAAGATCCACGACTGCAAGGGCATCCTCGTCGGCAACGACAAGCTCTACGTCCCGACCAGGCAGCACGACGGGACGAAGGAGTACAGCCGCACCAACGAGGTGATCTCCTTCTCGCTGGCCACCGGCAAGACCGCGGGCGACCGCGCCGACGCCGGTGACGGTTACGAGATCTTCCCGATCCGGATGGACGGCGGCAACATCATCGCGTACAAGCAGGGCCCCTACGACAAGGGCTCCGAGGTCGTCTCGATCAACGGCGGCAGCTTCGAGCAGACCAAGCTCCTGGTCACCCCGGCCTCCGAGCAGGTCCGCAACGCGATCAGCAGCATGGTCCCGAAGTCGTCCGAGATGCTCTACACCGACGGCCGCCTCTTCATGGGCCAGGACCTGATCAGCAAGCCCACGTCCTCCACGGGCGAGAAGTACACGGCGATCGGATTCGGCGCGCAATAG
- a CDS encoding helix-turn-helix transcriptional regulator produces MGVRLMVVDDHRLLAEALASALKLRGHRVLAAAAPAAGAAELVITRAPEVCLIGTATPAEPGIFDPVVKIKRERPQVAVLVLGPVPNPRGIAAAFAAGASGYVRHDERIEGVERAIMKARAGEAAVAPQLLQGAFSELLNPAVQPDDEGQRLLQMLTPREVEVLVRVAEGEDTRLIAAGMGIAPSTARTHVQRVLMKLGVGSRLEAAALAARTGLLDRAGPVSERFPEPPD; encoded by the coding sequence ATGGGTGTGCGGCTCATGGTGGTCGATGACCACCGTCTGCTCGCCGAGGCGTTGGCCTCGGCTCTGAAGCTGCGCGGACACCGCGTGCTCGCCGCGGCGGCGCCCGCCGCGGGGGCGGCGGAACTGGTGATCACGAGGGCACCCGAGGTGTGCCTGATCGGTACGGCGACACCCGCCGAACCGGGCATCTTCGACCCGGTGGTGAAGATCAAGCGCGAGCGTCCGCAGGTGGCTGTGCTGGTCCTCGGCCCGGTACCGAACCCCCGCGGAATCGCCGCCGCCTTCGCCGCCGGCGCCTCGGGTTACGTACGGCACGACGAGCGCATCGAGGGCGTGGAGCGCGCCATCATGAAGGCTCGCGCGGGGGAGGCGGCGGTCGCCCCGCAACTGCTGCAGGGCGCTTTCAGCGAACTCCTGAATCCCGCCGTCCAGCCGGACGACGAGGGCCAGCGCCTGCTGCAGATGCTCACGCCGCGCGAGGTCGAGGTCCTGGTCCGGGTCGCGGAGGGCGAGGACACGCGGCTCATCGCTGCCGGGATGGGCATCGCACCGAGCACGGCCCGTACGCACGTACAGCGGGTGCTGATGAAGCTGGGCGTGGGATCGCGGCTGGAGGCGGCGGCGCTGGCGGCGCGGACGGGGCTGCTGGACCGGGCGGGCCCGGTCAGTGAACGGTTTCCGGAGCCGCCGGACTGA